CGTTCTACGCCATAGTGGTCCATAAACAGTCGCGTCAGTACTGTCGATTCACCGCGCCCATCGTATTCGCGCAATACGGCAATTGCCGCTTTTTTGCCCAAATCAAACCCGCTGCCCTCATCTCCTACCAGATACCCCCATCCGCCTACACGGTGCCGCGCCCCCTCTTTTGAAAAGGCACAGGCAATCGAGCCGGTACCGGCAAGGAGAACGACGCCTGGCTGCCCCCATGTCCCCGCGTAAAGAGCTGCGACGACATCGTTATCAATCAACAGCCGTTCTCCCCACTCATCGGCAAAGGAATGCTGAATTCTTTCCTTGATTTGCGGACGATCTGCACCACCAAGCCCGATAAACAGACCGGCGACTTCCTCTTCTTTGGCTCCTGCCTTTATCCTCACAGCATCAATGAGTTGGCGCAGAGTAGCCTCCACATCCCCCCAGCTCCTGGAGAGCGGATTTGATGATTCCCCTACCATAATTGCGCGAACCTGTCCCGCCTCATTGCAGATCGCTGCACTGGTTTTGCTTCCGCCTCCATCGATCCCGATAAACCACTTCTCCCCATTACTTGACTGCACCTGCCGTCAACCCCTCCATAAACTGCCTCGATGCCATCAAAAACAAGACGATCATCGGTAAGGCAGACAACGTGAGCCCAGCAAACAGTAGGCTCCAATCTGTTTCATATTCTCCAAACAGCACCATCATGCCTACCGGAATCGTCTTGAGTGCTTCCTCTTGAATGAAAATCAACGGAAAGAAAAAGTCGTTCCACGCATGGATGAAATTAATAATGATCACCGTAGCCAAGGCCGGACGAATCAGCGGCAAGAGCACGCGCCAAAACACCTGAAAATGGCTGCACCCATCGATCCGCGCCGCTTCCTCCAGCTCAATCGGCAACGTCCGGAAGAAGCCCGTCAAAATAAAAACAGAGATCGGAATGCCACTCGCCGTATAAATCAGAATCAGCGACCACAGTGAATTCAAGAGCCCGAGATTCTTCATCAGCAAAAATAAGGGAACGATCCCCAACTTGATCGGAATCATCAGGCCAACAATGAAAAAGAAGTATAGCCCCCCTGTCCATTTAAAGGAAAATCGCGACAAGTAAAAGGCCGCCATCGCTGAAAAAACCGTAATCAACAAGACAGACATGGCACTGACGAATACACTGTTCCATAAAAAATCAGCAAAAGGCACGGCTTCCCACAGCTTCTTATACGTATCCAGGCTAAACGTCTTCGGAAGCGAGAGCGGACTCGCAAATATCTCCATATTTGTTTTCAAGGAAGAAGAAATCATCAGTACGATCGGATATAGCGCGATTAACGCAAATAAATACGCCAGCACATAAGATACAGCTCTCCCACCCACAGTCATCTTCACACCGCATCCTCCTTTCCACTCAGGAACACGCAACTAGTGTTGGACTTCTCGTTTCCTCATCAAATAGAGTGACAGCGCCGACACAGATCCGACGATGAAAAACAACACGACAGCCAATGCCGAACCGAGTCCAAGTGTGACATCCCCAGCTCCGCTGCTAAACGCCATGCGATAAAAGTAAACAGCCAGCGTATCCGTCGAATAAAACGGCTCACCCATCGATCCTTGCATGGCGTAGACGAGCTCGAACGCTTCAAACGCCTGAATGAACGTAAATATCGTCATAATCGTGATTGCTGGCATGCACAGCGGCAAAATCATTTTCCACAGCATCCGCCAGCCAGTTGCCCCATCCAACCTCGCCGCCTCGATCAAATCCTCCGGGATCGACTGAAGTCCCGCCAAAAAGATCAGCATGGCAAAGCCTATGCCAAACCAGCAGTTAATCAAAATAATCGCGAGAAGCGCTGTATCCGGGTCACCGAGCCATGGTCTGGCCCACTCACCTAAACCAATTTTTGCCAAAATCGTATTGAGTGCCCCGTAATTCGGATTTAAAATCAACTTCCATAAAAACCCAATAACAATTACAGACAACAGCCTTGGCATGAAATAAGCGATCTTGAGAAACCCGGAACCTCGTATTTTGCGATAGATGAGAAAAGCCAGTCCGAAAGCGATCCCATTTTGCACAATCATTTCGATCACAAAGTAGAAGACATTATGCCGAAAAGCATTCCAGAACATTTCGTTGAAGGGCTCCACCGTAAACAGCGTGATGAAATTTTGTAGTCCGACAAAAACCCCGCGCTTGATGCCATTCCAGTCGTACAAGCTGTATAAGAATGCCGAAAAGATCGGATACACGACAAACAACGTATAAATAACAAGCGCGGGCAGCGGAAACAAGTGAATCAGCCAGCGCACTTGCCCCTTTGTTCGAATTCTTTTCCTGTTTACCGTCTCGATGATACCCACCCCTTTTTCACGAAAATCATCGCGGCCTGTTCAGAAGCCGGGAGTGAGCCCAACTCGGGTCCCACTCCCCTTTCCGTCTGCTATTTTCTACTTCTTAAAGGGAGGAAACCAGGTAGCCGCCGACTTTTGTACTTCTTCTACGACCTGCTCAGGGGTGAGCTTCCCTAAATACATGCCTTGGAGGGCGTTTTCCAATGTTTGCTTCGTGGTCGGTTTTCCTTCCGCGAAGTTGACGACCATCAAATAGGGTGTGGCGCTTGATTGGGACAGCTCTGCCATCTTGTTTACCAACGGATCGTCTGTCGATACACCTGGCACCGCGCTGATTCGTTTGAATTGATTTGCGAATAGCTCCCCGAACTTTTTCGTCGCCATGAATTCCATGAACTTCAATGCCTCTGCTTTATGTTTGGACTTGGCATTGACGGCATAGGAACCATCGACCCAGGTTGTCAGGACTTGTTTACCGTCATCGGTTGGCATCGGAAAGAAATCAAGTGGCAAATCGGGGTTGAGCTTTTTGATGCCTTCTAGTTCAAAGCTACCATTGATGAACATCGCTGCTTTTTCCGTGGCGAACAACGTCCGCATATCATTCAATTCGAGACCTACATAATTTTCCGGGAAATAAGGGATAAGTTCTTGCATACGCTGCACGGATTGGAGGAACTCGGCGCTTTTTAGGTCACTTTCTCCTTTTAGCAGCTTGTCGAGATAGTCCGTTCCGCTGTAGCTAGCTGGAGCAATCACACCATGACTGAGAGAAAGAAGCCAGCCTTCCTTTGCTCCGAAAGAGATCGGAACGATTCCTTTCTCTTTCAATGTTTTGGCTGTCGCAATCAGCTCATCCCAGCTTTTCGGTGCCTGGAGCCCGTTTTGCTCGAAGATTTTCTTGTTGTAGTAAAATTGCGTGGAGTTCAGGGATAGTGGGACACCGTAGACTTTACCATCTTTACCTGTGGCCGCTGCGAGGACGTCTTTTGGTATGGTGGATAGGCCTGGCACATTGTCGAGAGGCTCCAGATGTCCAGCTTCAGCCAAGGTAATCCCTGGAGCGTAGGGACGCAGTTGCAAAATATCTGGACCACTGTCGCTTTGGAGCGCCGTGTTTAAGATGGTATTGTACTCCGTTGCTTTGAATGGTTTGAAGTCGATCTTGATATTCGGATTGTCTGCCTCAAAAGCCTTGATGATGGCTTTGTAGCCCTCTGTGTCTTCAACACGCCAGCTATGCATGGAGAGTGTTACCTGCTGTCCTCCACCCTGCCCGCCGCCAGACTGTGTTTCGGTTCCTCCACCGCTACATCCTGTCACTACCATAACCGCAGCCAACACGATTGAAGCTACATAGCGAAAACGAAATTGCTTCATGCGAAACCCTCCCCTTTTTCTTCCCTTAGGTCTGCAAAAGCTGGGCCGTAACAGCATCGTGCAAAATCGGTCGTAATTGCCGAAGCTGATGATTGCGGCCTAGATGAACAGCGTTAGTGAGAAAGATGACAGCAAACTGTTGCTCCGGGTCGATCCACATACTGGTTCCAGTAAAGCCCGTATGCCCGAAGCTCTTACGATGCCAGCCGCTTCCACAGCTCAAGGTGGTGGACGCTTGATTGAGCTCCCAGCCATACCCTCTACTCCCCCCTGCTTGCTCTGTATGATTGCGAATCGCCAGTTCGTACCATTCGCTCGCAAGTATTCGAGGATCTTGGTACAACCAGCTCATCGCGTATCGGCACAAATCGTCAGCCGTTGAAAATAGTCCAGCATGTCCGGCAACCCCTCCCATCGCAAATGCTTTCTCATCATGAACCTCGCCTGTAATGTAGGCGTTGGTGAGGCTACAATATTCAGAAGACGCAATATTCCGATAAATTTGTTGATTTGGACAGTAGGCGGTATGTGCCATGCCCAATGGGGTGAAGATGCGCCGGGTAACAAATTGGTCCAAGCGCTCTCCGGTTACTTGCTCGATAACAAGGCCCAACCAGATCATGCCCAAATCACTGTAAACTACCTGGGCCCCTGGCTCGTGAATCAATTCTTGCGCATACAACAACTCTGGCAAATCGATCTCGCTATCGCGCCTTCTTTCTGCCAAATCTGCCGGCATTCCTGAGGTATGCGCAAGCAGCTGCGCGAGTGTGATCCGCTTTTTATCAGCGGGACAATCGGGAAAAAATCGACTAATCTGATCATCTAGCGCTATCACTCCCTCCTGCATGAGCAAAAGGATAGCAGGCAGCGTCGCTGTCACTTTGGTGAGCGACGCCAGGTCAAACATGGTATCCGGCGTCACCCGCTGGTCTTTGGCGATACTCGTCGTCCCGACATCACACGCATACCAGATACGACGATCACGTACGATTCGCAAGGCAGCTCCCGGCAGCAAACCGTTGTCCACCCATCCTTGCAATAGCAGCTCCAGATCGTCCATGTCTTCCCTCCTTCTCCTACGTCGATGAGCGTTTCGTTCGACTCACAGCAAGCCTTGATTTTTCCAACAGGGGTATGACTTGCTCTTGCATCCTGCTGATCATGGTAATAAACAAAATATCGATGACGTTCAATTGAGCAATGCGTGAAGCCATGGCTCCACTGCGAATGCTTTTTTCTACCGAGCTAGTGAACAGCCGGATATTGGCTAGTTCGGCTACTGGTGAGGGACCGAATTTGGTCAGGGTAATGATGGTCGCTCCCTGCTGCTTAGCCTCCGTCAACGATTGAATAATGTCTTCGGTCTGTCCTGAATAAGATATGCCGATGACCACGTCTTTTTCCGTTAAAGTGACTGCCGACGTCAATTGAGCGTGAAAATCCGAATAAGCCTCACACCACAAGTTAATCCGCGAAAATTTTTGCCGGATATCGTCAGCAATGACTGCCGATGCACCGACGCCGTAGACATCAATCTTCCTGGCTACCGACAGCACGTCGACTGCTTTCTTTACTTCTTCGTTGGACAAGACGGAGAGCGTATCCTGGATGGATTGAATATTGTTCCAGCTGACCGCTTGCATAATCGATTCAACTGAACCCTCCATCATAATCTCCTGATAGCTGCCCATCGCCGTCTGCTTCGTCAAATCTCCCGCGACGCGCAGCTTTAGCTCCTGATATCCCTTCATATTAAGAGAGCGAGCCAAACGGATAATCGTCGCCTCGGAAACCCCACTAAATTCCGCCAGTTTTTGTACAGAAAGCTTCACGACATCTTCCGGGTGAGCCAGGATATAATCAGCGACTTTTCGCTCCGAAGGTTTCAATTGATCCAAGATTGCTTGTAGGCTGACAAGCCCTCCATTTAACATATGTGACATCGCTTTCTTCCCCCAAATCTTATCTACATTTTATGTAGCATTATTTCTCTCGTCAATTGTTATCTAATAAACAATATTTCAAAATCACGGAGCTCAGCACAGCTCTTCTGAATTTGTTCTCTTTTTTTCTAAAAATTCCCTCCTTGACTTTCTCGCGGCGTCAAGCTTTACGCTTGCATCGCTAACAGGAATAATAAGGAGGATTTTCCCATGAAAACGTTACTGATTAAAGACTGCATGATATTGACGATGGTTGAGGGAGAGAAGCCATTTCTCGGGGATATTTGGATCGTGGATGGTCGAATCGCCAAAATCGGCCCATCCCTTGAAGAGGAAGCAGACCGTGTCATACTGGCTAAAAATAAGGTAGCGATGCCTGGTCTCATCAACGCGCACAACCATGCCAGCATGTCCTTGCTGCGTGCTTTTTCCGATGACCTCAAGCTGATGGATTGGTTGGACAAAAAGATGCTGCCAGCTGAAGCCCGGATGACAAGAGAAGATGTGTACTGGGGGACGACACTCGGGATCGCGGAAATGATCGCTTCTGGCACGACCGCTTTTGCCGATATGTACGTGCATATGGATGCGGTTGCCCAAGCGGTACTTGATTCCGGGATACGCGCTTCCTTGACTCGCGGCATGGTCTTTTTCGAGGATGACGGAGGACGACGAATGGCCGAAGCCTTAGACCTCATCGACAACTGGACGGGGGCTGGCGATGGCAGAATCACGACGATGCTCGGTCCGCACGCTCCTTATACATGCCCGCCGAAGCCTCTGCAAGGAGTCATCGGGCTTTCCCACAAGCGCCAAATCCCGCTCCACATCCATCTGGCTGAAACAATTGAAGAAGGAGAGAAAATCCGGGCCAAGTACAATCAGACTCCCACGGAGTATTTGCATGAACTGGGCATGTTCCACGACACCCACGTCTTGCTCGCTCATGCTGTTCATTTGAATGAATCCGATGTCGCGCTTCTTCGCGGTATGAGAGGCGGCGTCGCACATAATCCTGTCAGCAATTTGAAGCTCGGCTGCGGCATCTCCCCTGTCAGAGAGCTGATCGAGGCTGAGGTCACTGTCGGGATGGGAACAGATGGTGCTGGCAGTGCTACGACTCTCGATATGTTTGCCGAGATCAAAGCCGCAACTTGGATGCAAAAGCTCAAGCACGGCGATCCAACGGTACTGCCTGCCGAAGCTGCCTTGCGCATGGCTACCATCGAAAGTGCGAAGCTGCTTGCGATCGATCACGAAGTCGGAACTCTGGAAGTTGGGAAGAGAGCTGATCTCATCCTGATCGATCTAGATAAACCGCACCTGCAGCCTGTCCATGACATCCCTGCCCTACTTGCATACAGCGCGACGGGAACCGATGTGGATACAACCATTGTGAACGGAGAAATTTTGATGCATCAGCGCCAATTCCAAACCCTCCATTGGGAGGAAATAAAGAGAGAAGCGACATCACGAGCCAGCCGACTCGTCGAGGGTCTGTAATTGCTATTGTGCTCACAGGTTGAGCAAGCAGAAGCCAATCGCGAGACACATCGCAAACATGCTCCACATGAAAGAGGGAATGAGCAGCGAGGATGCGATCTTGTGGTGGGGACGAATGGCGCGAATCAGCACCCATGTCGAATACATCACCAGAATGGTATCCAGCGCAGCCAATACGAGCAGTTGATAGCCGATAAACAACACGAAAAAAAGTTGATGAAAAAACCAATTGATTCCGTATAAAAGCAAAAGCTCGCGGTCTATCTGTCTCGTTCGAATCAAGATCAGTAACGACCATGCTATGAGCGCGTATAAAATGAGCCAGATGATACGAAACAAGTAGATTGGCGGTGTTCCATCGGGCTTGGCAAGGGAATCATACCAGGCCCCACCGTCTGGAAAAGCAAGACCACCTAGTGAATAAACGACCACTCCTGCAAGAAATAGAAGAATATTGTGCACCAATCTCATCCAGGAAGTCACCCTTTCCTCTTCTTTCTTTTCTATCTCTTCTATATCTATGAGTGGTCGTTCTCTTTTCATGCTAGTTTCAGAGATTTCTTTTTCGTATGGGAAAAACTGGTACGTTGCTGTAGTGCCGGAGAGGAAACAGGAGAAAACGCTCAGCTTCTTGGGCCACCCGCTGTGGGATTGACTGCCCGGCTCCATGAAAAAAAGCGAAACCCGCGTCCAAAGTCGTCCATTCAGGAGGCGTCTCAGAGGTGGACGCTAAGAGCTTGTTTCTCTTTTTTTCATTGCACCTCGGGCGGTGTCCCTAAGATCTTCGCTTTTTTCTCCTGTTTTCTCTACGAGCTTTCCGTGTTAAACGAGTCTTAAAAGCATTAAAAGATAGAAGAACCTAATCAGTTACGACAGAGAAGAATATTTCCAGACGTAGCGACTTGTGGAGTCCTACCGAGCGGAGAAGGGATTTGCGGGCAACAGAAACTTAGGCGTGCCCACGCGACGAAGCGGCTACCACTTTTGCGTTTCCCCGCAAATCCCTTCGGAGCGGACAGTCTCAACCCTCAGCAGGACGGAGCCTGGAGCCTAGTCTGGAAATATTCTTCTCCCCACCGCAGCCACATAATAGGAACCTCAAGTTGTTGCTGTAGTGCTGGGAGAAAACAGGAGAAACCGCTCAGCTTCTAGGTCCACCCGCTGTGGGATTGACTGCCCGGCTCCATGAAAAAAAGCGAAACCCGCGTCCAAAGTCGTCCATTCAGGAGGCGTCTCAGAGGTGGACGCTAAGAGCTTGTTTCTCTTTTTTTCATTGCACCTCGGGCGGTGTCCCTAAGATCTTCGCTTTTTTCTCCTGTTTTCTCTACGAGCTTTCCGTGTTAAACGAGTCTTAAAAGCATTAAAAGATAGAAGAACCTAATCAGTTACGACAGAGAAGAATATTTCCAGACGTAGCGACTTGTGGAGTCCTACCGAGCGGAGAAGGGATTTGCGGGCAACAGAAACTTAGGCGTGCCCACGCGACGAAGCGGCTACCACTTTTGCGTTTCCCCGCAAATCCCTTCGGAGCGGACAGTCTCAACCCTCAGCAGGACGGAGCCTGGAGCCTAGTCTGGAAATATTCTTCTCCCCACCGCAGCCACATAATAGGAACCTCAAGTTGTTGCTGTAGTGCTGGGAGAAAACAGGAGAAACCGCTCAGCTTCTAGGTCCACCCGCTGTGGGATTGACTGCCCGGCTCCATGAAAAAAAGCGAAACCCGCGTCCAAAGTCGTCCATTCAGGAGGCGTCTCAGAGGTGGACGCTAAGAGCTTGTTTCTCTTTTTTTCATTGCACCTCGGGCGGTGTCCCTAAGATCTTCGCTTTTTTCTCCTGTTTTCTCTACGAGCTTTCCGTGTTAAACGAGTCTTAAAAGCATTAAAAGATAGAAGAACCTAATCAGTTACGACAGAGAAGAATATTTCCAGACGTAGCGACTTGTGGAGTCCTACCGAGCGGAGAAGGGATTTGCGGGCAACAGAAACTTAGGCGTGCCCACGCGACGAAGCGGCTACCACTTTTGCGTTTCCCCGCAAATCCCTTCGGAGCGGACAGTCTCAACCCTCAGCAGGACGGAGCCTGGAGCCTAGTCTGGAAATATTCTTCTCCCCACCGCAGCCACATAATAGGAACCTCAAGTTGTTGCTGTAGTGCTGGGAGAAAACAGGAGAAACCGCTCAGCTTCTAGGTCCACCCGCTGTGGGATTGACTGCCCGGCTCCATGAAAAAAAGCGAAACCCGCGTCCAAAGTGGTCCATTCTGGGGGCGTTTCAGAGGTGGACGCTAAGAGCTTGTTTCTCTTTTTTTCATTGCGTCTCGGTCGGTGTCCCAAAGATCTTCGCTTTTTTCTCCTGTTTCCTCTACGAGCTTTCCGTGTGATCCGAGTTTTTAATTCCTTAATAGATGGAAGAACGTAATCAGTTACGACAGAGAAGAATATTTCCAGACGTAGCGACTTGTGGAGTCCTACCGAGCGGAGAAGGGATTTGCGAGCAAAAGAAACTTTGGCGTGCCCACGCGACGAAGCGTCTACCACTTTTGCGTTTCCCCGCAAATCCCTTCGGAGCGGACAGTCTCAACCCTCAGCAGGACGGAGCCTGGAGCCTAGACTGGAAATATTCTTCTCCCCACCGCAGCCACATAATAGGAACCTCAAGTTGTTGCTGTAGTGCTGGGAGAAAACAGGAGAAAACGCTCAGCTTCTAGGTCCACCCGCTGTGGGATTGACTGCCCGACTCCATGAAAAAAAGCGAAACCCGCGTCCAAAGTAGTCCATTCAAGAGGCGTCTCAGAGGTGGACGCTAAGAGCTTGTTTCTCTTTTTTTCATTACGTCTCGGTCGGTGTACCAAAGATCTTCGCTTATTTCTCCTGTTTCCTCTACGGACTTTCCATGTGATCCGAGTTTTTAATTCCTTAATAGATGGAAGAACGTAATCAGTTACGACAGAGAAGAATATTTCCAGACGTAGCGACTTGTGGAGTCCTACCAAGCGGAGAAGGGATTTGCGGGTAAAAGAGACGCAACGTGCCCACGCGACGAAGCGGCTACCACTTTTGCGGTTCCCCGCAAATCCCTTCGGAGCGGACAGTCTCAACCCTCAGCAGGACGGAGCCTGGAGCCTAGACTGGAAATATTCTTCTCCCCACCGCAGCCACATACATAGAAACTCCATAAAAAAACCGCTAATCTCATCTTCCGTAGATTAGCGGTTCTATGTATCTAGAGCGAGTTATGGCAAACGCAATGTCTCCCCTGGCTTCAATGCCTTGCCTCTGATGTCTTTCTCAGCCAGCTCGGCTACGAATGCTTCCCCATCCTGCTTGATCGGCGGGAATGTATCGTAATGAATGGGCACAACAAAATCGGCTTGTACCCACTCGGCAGCTACGAGTGCATCCTCAGGTCCCATTGTGAACACATCTCCAATTGGCAGGAACGCCAAATCGATGTTATGACGCTCTCCGATCAGCTTCATGTCACCGAACAGTCCTGTATCCCCTGCGTGATAGATCGTTTTTCCACCCAGCTCGATCACAAAGCCCCCTGGCATTCCCATGTACACGATTTGTTTCTCATCATCCAGCACGACACCGGAGCTGTGGAACGCCTGTGTCATTTTCACTTTTCCAAATGGCAGTTGGACAGAGCCTCCCAGATTCATCGAGATGGTCTTGACTCCCTGCCAGCTCAAATAGGTAGCAAGCTCATGGGTTGCAACGATTGTCGCATCGTTTTTCTTGGCCAACTCTACCGCATCCAAAATATGATCTTGGTGTCCATGTGTCAGAAGGATGTACTGAACCGATATGTCTTCCAGCTTGGTTGCTGCCACTGGGCTTCCTGAAATAAATGGATCAATCATAATTGAATGCCCTTCACTTGTTACCTGCACGGAAGAATGTCCGTGAAAACGAATATCCAACATTGTGGTACCCCCTCTATTCGCAGCATTTTTTCAGTCCCTTTTATGTTACCATGCCGCAGGGTGTAAAGAATAGGAAAGGCCGTCGATCACTCGACAGCCTGAGAAACAAATCCTAATTTTCTACAATCAGTACTTAGCAATCGTCGCCGTCATGCTCTGTAACGGCAATAATTTTCGAATCACGAATAATGGTGCGGCGATTACCATTGCGCTCTTCCAAAATAATGGTGGTCGATTTTACTTGTACCAGACGACCGAAAAAAGTACCTTCTACAGTGGCAACCCTAACATTTCTGCCTTCGA
This genomic stretch from Brevibacillus sp. DP1.3A harbors:
- a CDS encoding ABC transporter substrate-binding protein; this encodes MKQFRFRYVASIVLAAVMVVTGCSGGGTETQSGGGQGGGQQVTLSMHSWRVEDTEGYKAIIKAFEADNPNIKIDFKPFKATEYNTILNTALQSDSGPDILQLRPYAPGITLAEAGHLEPLDNVPGLSTIPKDVLAAATGKDGKVYGVPLSLNSTQFYYNKKIFEQNGLQAPKSWDELIATAKTLKEKGIVPISFGAKEGWLLSLSHGVIAPASYSGTDYLDKLLKGESDLKSAEFLQSVQRMQELIPYFPENYVGLELNDMRTLFATEKAAMFINGSFELEGIKKLNPDLPLDFFPMPTDDGKQVLTTWVDGSYAVNAKSKHKAEALKFMEFMATKKFGELFANQFKRISAVPGVSTDDPLVNKMAELSQSSATPYLMVVNFAEGKPTTKQTLENALQGMYLGKLTPEQVVEEVQKSAATWFPPFKK
- a CDS encoding carbohydrate ABC transporter permease — encoded protein: MRWLIHLFPLPALVIYTLFVVYPIFSAFLYSLYDWNGIKRGVFVGLQNFITLFTVEPFNEMFWNAFRHNVFYFVIEMIVQNGIAFGLAFLIYRKIRGSGFLKIAYFMPRLLSVIVIGFLWKLILNPNYGALNTILAKIGLGEWARPWLGDPDTALLAIILINCWFGIGFAMLIFLAGLQSIPEDLIEAARLDGATGWRMLWKMILPLCMPAITIMTIFTFIQAFEAFELVYAMQGSMGEPFYSTDTLAVYFYRMAFSSGAGDVTLGLGSALAVVLFFIVGSVSALSLYLMRKREVQH
- a CDS encoding TspO/MBR family protein, whose product is MRLVHNILLFLAGVVVYSLGGLAFPDGGAWYDSLAKPDGTPPIYLFRIIWLILYALIAWSLLILIRTRQIDRELLLLYGINWFFHQLFFVLFIGYQLLVLAALDTILVMYSTWVLIRAIRPHHKIASSLLIPSFMWSMFAMCLAIGFCLLNL
- a CDS encoding metal-dependent hydrolase → MLDIRFHGHSSVQVTSEGHSIMIDPFISGSPVAATKLEDISVQYILLTHGHQDHILDAVELAKKNDATIVATHELATYLSWQGVKTISMNLGGSVQLPFGKVKMTQAFHSSGVVLDDEKQIVYMGMPGGFVIELGGKTIYHAGDTGLFGDMKLIGERHNIDLAFLPIGDVFTMGPEDALVAAEWVQADFVVPIHYDTFPPIKQDGEAFVAELAEKDIRGKALKPGETLRLP
- a CDS encoding serine hydrolase; protein product: MDDLELLLQGWVDNGLLPGAALRIVRDRRIWYACDVGTTSIAKDQRVTPDTMFDLASLTKVTATLPAILLLMQEGVIALDDQISRFFPDCPADKKRITLAQLLAHTSGMPADLAERRRDSEIDLPELLYAQELIHEPGAQVVYSDLGMIWLGLVIEQVTGERLDQFVTRRIFTPLGMAHTAYCPNQQIYRNIASSEYCSLTNAYITGEVHDEKAFAMGGVAGHAGLFSTADDLCRYAMSWLYQDPRILASEWYELAIRNHTEQAGGSRGYGWELNQASTTLSCGSGWHRKSFGHTGFTGTSMWIDPEQQFAVIFLTNAVHLGRNHQLRQLRPILHDAVTAQLLQT
- a CDS encoding carbohydrate ABC transporter permease, whose translation is MKMTVGGRAVSYVLAYLFALIALYPIVLMISSSLKTNMEIFASPLSLPKTFSLDTYKKLWEAVPFADFLWNSVFVSAMSVLLITVFSAMAAFYLSRFSFKWTGGLYFFFIVGLMIPIKLGIVPLFLLMKNLGLLNSLWSLILIYTASGIPISVFILTGFFRTLPIELEEAARIDGCSHFQVFWRVLLPLIRPALATVIIINFIHAWNDFFFPLIFIQEEALKTIPVGMMVLFGEYETDWSLLFAGLTLSALPMIVLFLMASRQFMEGLTAGAVK
- a CDS encoding amidohydrolase, which codes for MKTLLIKDCMILTMVEGEKPFLGDIWIVDGRIAKIGPSLEEEADRVILAKNKVAMPGLINAHNHASMSLLRAFSDDLKLMDWLDKKMLPAEARMTREDVYWGTTLGIAEMIASGTTAFADMYVHMDAVAQAVLDSGIRASLTRGMVFFEDDGGRRMAEALDLIDNWTGAGDGRITTMLGPHAPYTCPPKPLQGVIGLSHKRQIPLHIHLAETIEEGEKIRAKYNQTPTEYLHELGMFHDTHVLLAHAVHLNESDVALLRGMRGGVAHNPVSNLKLGCGISPVRELIEAEVTVGMGTDGAGSATTLDMFAEIKAATWMQKLKHGDPTVLPAEAALRMATIESAKLLAIDHEVGTLEVGKRADLILIDLDKPHLQPVHDIPALLAYSATGTDVDTTIVNGEILMHQRQFQTLHWEEIKREATSRASRLVEGL
- a CDS encoding MurR/RpiR family transcriptional regulator, with product MSHMLNGGLVSLQAILDQLKPSERKVADYILAHPEDVVKLSVQKLAEFSGVSEATIIRLARSLNMKGYQELKLRVAGDLTKQTAMGSYQEIMMEGSVESIMQAVSWNNIQSIQDTLSVLSNEEVKKAVDVLSVARKIDVYGVGASAVIADDIRQKFSRINLWCEAYSDFHAQLTSAVTLTEKDVVIGISYSGQTEDIIQSLTEAKQQGATIITLTKFGPSPVAELANIRLFTSSVEKSIRSGAMASRIAQLNVIDILFITMISRMQEQVIPLLEKSRLAVSRTKRSST
- a CDS encoding N-acetylglucosamine kinase → MQSSNGEKWFIGIDGGGSKTSAAICNEAGQVRAIMVGESSNPLSRSWGDVEATLRQLIDAVRIKAGAKEEEVAGLFIGLGGADRPQIKERIQHSFADEWGERLLIDNDVVAALYAGTWGQPGVVLLAGTGSIACAFSKEGARHRVGGWGYLVGDEGSGFDLGKKAAIAVLREYDGRGESTVLTRLFMDHYGVERPDELINLIYGGSNPRMELAKTSQLVEQAATLGDPVANALIMQAVEDLLELADACLKKVQEPIPVVLAGGLLTAGTTLREQLVARASFQTVIPTVSPVVGALVAAVARQGLAVDEKMAEQLRVSAAVLEKLHI